A stretch of the Sulfurimonas sp. HSL3-1 genome encodes the following:
- the rsmD gene encoding 16S rRNA (guanine(966)-N(2))-methyltransferase RsmD, producing the protein MKPLTKKIVAGKYKGKLLKLPSKTTTRSSKGIVLESYFNTLQFEIMDSVLVELFSGSGSIGLEALSRGAKRIIFMERDRDALKVLRGNIAQTDPAACEVIAGDTFETIAQTLARLKQLGEPAYFFIDPPFSIREGHEDIYDNMLSLIAKLPREAVRLITIEHMSGLELPDAIGSYSLQKRKKFGKTSLSYYL; encoded by the coding sequence ATGAAACCGCTGACAAAGAAGATCGTGGCAGGAAAATACAAGGGGAAACTGTTGAAGCTGCCCTCCAAAACGACGACGCGCAGCTCCAAGGGGATCGTGCTGGAGTCCTATTTCAATACCCTGCAGTTCGAGATTATGGACAGCGTCCTCGTCGAGCTCTTTTCCGGCAGCGGTTCCATCGGCCTCGAGGCGCTCAGCCGGGGGGCGAAACGCATCATTTTCATGGAGCGCGACCGCGACGCGCTGAAGGTGCTGCGGGGCAATATCGCCCAGACCGACCCCGCGGCCTGCGAGGTGATCGCCGGCGACACCTTCGAGACGATCGCCCAGACGCTGGCACGTCTCAAGCAGCTCGGCGAGCCCGCCTATTTCTTTATCGATCCCCCCTTCTCCATCCGGGAGGGGCATGAGGATATCTACGACAATATGCTCTCGTTGATCGCGAAGCTGCCCCGCGAAGCGGTACGCCTCATCACCATCGAGCATATGAGCGGGCTCGAGCTGCCCGACGCGATCGGGTCTTATAGCCTGCAAAAACGCAAGAAGTTCGGGAAGACCTCGCTGAGTTACTATCTGTAA
- a CDS encoding exonuclease domain-containing protein, giving the protein MLCYLDVETTGLEKKDRICSVGMILEEEGRYETLYDLVQPPKKVPPAAMAVHHLTNEMLAEAPEFDATGAAKRLEVLNTPETVLVGHNLAFDLDMLAKEGITWQGGMIDTLKCVKHLLGGDIEHFSLQYLRYELRLYREEQALADELGIPLSAHHALSDALHTLLLHRYLAAMADNERLMALTTEQALVHKLTFGKYGGKFIEDVARRDPGYLEWMLRSLPDLDEDLRYSIEYYMNEVRG; this is encoded by the coding sequence ATGCTCTGTTACCTTGACGTGGAGACGACCGGTCTCGAAAAAAAAGACCGCATCTGTTCCGTGGGGATGATCCTCGAAGAAGAGGGCAGGTACGAGACGCTGTACGACTTGGTCCAGCCCCCGAAAAAGGTGCCGCCGGCGGCGATGGCGGTGCATCATCTGACCAACGAGATGCTTGCGGAGGCTCCGGAGTTCGACGCGACCGGCGCGGCAAAGCGGCTTGAAGTACTCAATACCCCCGAAACGGTCCTCGTCGGCCACAACCTGGCGTTTGACCTGGACATGCTTGCCAAAGAGGGGATCACCTGGCAGGGAGGGATGATCGATACGCTCAAGTGCGTCAAGCACCTGCTCGGCGGCGATATCGAGCACTTCTCCCTGCAGTACCTGCGCTACGAGCTGCGGCTCTACCGCGAGGAGCAGGCTCTCGCCGACGAACTGGGGATTCCCCTGAGCGCCCACCATGCGCTCAGCGACGCCCTGCATACCCTGCTGCTGCACCGCTACCTGGCAGCCATGGCCGACAACGAGCGGCTGATGGCGCTGACGACGGAGCAGGCGCTGGTGCACAAGCTCACTTTCGGGAAGTACGGCGGCAAATTCATCGAAGATGTCGCCCGCCGCGACCCGGGTTACCTGGAGTGGATGCTCCGCAGCCTCCCGGACCTGGACGAGGATCTGCGCTACAGCATAGAATATTACATGAACGAGGTGCGAGGATGA